One genomic window of Geodermatophilus sp. DSM 44513 includes the following:
- a CDS encoding RNA degradosome polyphosphate kinase → MAPTRPADRYINRELSWLDFNARVLELAEDDSVPLLERVKFLAIFAGNLDEFYMVRIAGLKRRQSTGLTVRSPDGLTIREQLARVSERTRDLVHRHADVFTKDITPRLEEAGIRIVRWHDLGEAEVPRLREYFRDQVFPVLTPLAVDPAHPFPYISGLSLNLAVRVRDPDTDAARFARLKVPNNVPRFVPVAVDSTAAYLPLEDLIAAHLPALFPGLDVIDHHLFRVTRNADLEVEEDRDEDLLQALERELARRRFGPAVRLEVAEPMHPEVLQVLVSELEVDASDVVHVPGLLDLAALWELYGVDRPELKDEPFVPATHPRLSEGETPKSVFATLREGDVLVHHPYHSFATSVQRFIEQAAADPGVLAIKQTLYRTSGDSPIVNALIDAAQAGKQVVVLVEIKARFDEEANISWARSLERAGCHVVYGLVGLKTHCKTALVVRREGALIRRYCHIGTGNYNPKTARLYEDLGVLTADPRVGADLTDLFNTLTGYSRQTSYRRLMVAPHGIRTGLLEKIRREARNAREGLPAGIRVKVNSLVDEELIDALYEAAAAGVPVELLIRGICSLRPGVPGLSDNVRVRSIVGRFLEHSRVIWFAAGGDGEWWLGSSDLMHRNLDRRVEVLLRVCDDAAERQLQETFDGAMTEGVRCWELGSDGAWTRTGGRDYQAGLMAAAVDHAG, encoded by the coding sequence GTGGCCCCGACCCGACCCGCCGACCGCTACATCAACCGCGAGTTGTCGTGGCTGGACTTCAATGCCCGCGTGCTGGAGCTGGCGGAGGACGACTCCGTGCCGCTGCTGGAGCGGGTGAAGTTCCTGGCGATCTTCGCGGGCAACCTCGACGAGTTCTACATGGTCCGCATCGCCGGCCTCAAGCGCCGGCAGAGCACCGGGCTGACCGTCCGCTCACCCGACGGGCTGACCATCCGCGAGCAGCTCGCGCGGGTGAGCGAGCGGACCCGCGACCTGGTGCACCGGCACGCCGACGTGTTCACCAAGGACATCACCCCGCGGCTGGAGGAGGCCGGGATCCGGATCGTGCGCTGGCACGACCTGGGCGAGGCGGAGGTGCCGCGGCTGCGGGAGTACTTCCGCGACCAGGTGTTCCCGGTGCTCACGCCGCTGGCGGTCGACCCGGCGCACCCGTTCCCCTACATCAGCGGCCTGTCGCTGAACCTCGCCGTCCGGGTGCGCGACCCCGACACCGACGCCGCGCGCTTCGCCCGGCTCAAGGTGCCCAACAACGTGCCGCGGTTCGTGCCGGTGGCCGTCGACTCGACCGCGGCCTACCTGCCGCTGGAGGACCTCATCGCCGCGCACCTGCCGGCGCTGTTCCCCGGCCTGGACGTCATCGACCACCACCTGTTCCGGGTCACCCGCAACGCCGACCTGGAGGTCGAGGAGGACCGCGACGAGGACCTGCTGCAGGCCCTCGAGCGCGAGCTGGCCCGCCGCCGGTTCGGGCCGGCGGTGCGGCTGGAGGTCGCCGAGCCGATGCACCCGGAGGTCCTGCAGGTGCTGGTCTCGGAGCTGGAGGTGGACGCCTCCGACGTCGTCCACGTGCCCGGCCTGCTGGACCTCGCCGCACTCTGGGAGCTCTACGGGGTGGACCGCCCCGAGCTCAAGGACGAGCCGTTCGTGCCGGCCACCCACCCGCGCCTGTCCGAGGGCGAGACCCCGAAGAGCGTGTTCGCCACGCTGCGCGAGGGCGACGTGCTCGTCCACCACCCCTACCACTCGTTCGCGACCAGCGTGCAGCGCTTCATCGAGCAGGCCGCCGCCGACCCGGGCGTGCTGGCCATCAAGCAGACGCTGTACCGCACCTCGGGTGACTCCCCGATCGTCAACGCGCTCATCGACGCCGCGCAGGCCGGCAAGCAGGTCGTCGTCCTCGTGGAGATCAAGGCGCGCTTCGACGAGGAGGCCAACATCAGCTGGGCCCGGTCGCTGGAGCGGGCCGGGTGCCACGTCGTCTACGGCCTGGTGGGCCTGAAGACGCACTGCAAGACCGCGCTGGTGGTGCGCCGGGAGGGCGCGCTGATCCGCCGCTACTGCCACATCGGCACGGGCAACTACAACCCCAAGACCGCCCGGCTCTACGAGGACCTCGGCGTCCTCACGGCCGACCCGCGGGTGGGCGCGGACCTCACCGACCTGTTCAACACCCTGACCGGCTACTCCCGCCAGACGTCCTACCGCCGGCTGATGGTGGCCCCGCACGGGATCCGCACCGGGCTGCTGGAGAAGATCCGGCGGGAGGCCCGGAACGCCCGCGAGGGGCTGCCGGCCGGCATCCGGGTCAAGGTGAACTCCCTCGTCGACGAGGAGCTCATCGACGCCCTCTACGAGGCGGCGGCGGCCGGCGTCCCCGTGGAGCTGCTGATCCGCGGCATCTGCTCGCTGCGCCCCGGCGTCCCGGGCTTGTCGGACAACGTGCGGGTGCGCTCGATCGTGGGCCGTTTCCTGGAGCACTCGCGGGTGATCTGGTTCGCCGCCGGCGGGGACGGCGAGTGGTGGCTGGGCAGCTCGGACCTCATGCACCGCAACCTCGACCGCCGCGTCGAGGTGCTGCTCCGGGTCTGCGACGACGCCGCCGAGCGCCAGCTGCAGGAGACCTTCGACGGGGCGATGACCGAGGGCGTGCGCTGCTGGGAGCTGGGCAGCGACGGCGCCTGGACGCGCACCGGTGGGCGGGACTACCAGGCCGGGCTGATGGCCGCGGCGGTCGACCATGCCGGCTGA